The Streptomyces sp. NBC_00510 genomic interval GTTGTCCACGTGCAGTCCGAGGATGAAGCCCATCACGAGGAGGATCACCGTGGCGACCAGCGCCCGGCCGATCTCCACCACGATCTTCGCGATCAGCACGGAGGAGCGGGCGATGGGCATCGTGCGGAAGCGGTCCATCACCCCGGTCTTGAAGTCCGAGTTGACGCCCGTGCCGACGGCCATGGCGATGTTCATGCCCATCATGGCCATCAGGCCGGGCACCATGTAGTTGACGTACTTCTCCTGGCTGCCCTCCAGCGCGCCGCCGAAGACGTACACGAACAGCAGCGTGAAGACGATCGGCATCAGCAGCGCGTCGAACATCGACTCCGGGTCCTGCCGGATCTGCAGGACGTTGCGCCGCACGAGGGCGCCGATGTGCCGGAGGTTGGCGCGCAGCCCGATCCGCGGATCGGCGGTGGCGGCCTTGGCGTTCCCCGCGGGGACGGTGACGGCGGTCATGCCGCGAGCTCCTCTCGGTCCCGGGTGCCGCTGCCGCGCGTGACGGCCAGGAACACCTCGTCCAGGCTGGGCAGATGGGTGTCGATGCCGGCGATGGCGAAGCCGTGCGTGCCGAGCGCGGCCACGACGTCCGTCAGCTGCTCGTCGCTGAGGATGGGCACGTTGAGCACCCCGCCCGCGTGGTCCGGTACGGCCTGCGCCCCCGTGCCGAGTGCCGTCGCCATCGCGTCCAGCTCCCCGGGGTCCACCGGCCGCACCTGCAGGGTCCGGCCGCCGACCTTCGCCTTCAGTTCCTCGACCCGGCCGCCGGCGATCACCCGGCCGCGGTCGATGACCGTCAGCTCGTGCGCGAGCTTCTCGGCCTCCTCCATGTACTGCGTGGTCAGCAGCACGGTCGAGCCGTCCGCGACCATGTTCTGCACCTCGTCCCACACCTCGTTGCGGGTGCGGGGGTCCAGGCCGGTGGTCGGCTCGTCCAGGTACAGCACCGCCGGGCGGCCGATCATCGACGCCGCCAGGTCCAGGCGGCGGCGCATGCCGCCGGAGTACTCCTTGGCGGGCTTGCGGGCGGCGTCCGTCAGCGAGAACCGCTCCAGCAGCTCGTCCGCCCTGCTCCGGGCGTCCCGCCGGGGCAGGTCCAGCAGCCTGCCGATCATGTAGAGGTTCTCGCGGCCCGACAGGGACTCGTCGACCGACGCGTACTGCCCGGTCAGCCCGATCACCCGGCGCAGCTGCCGGGGCTGCGCCACCACGTCGTAGCCGGCCACCGTCGCCGTGCCGGCGTCCGGCCGGATCAGCGTGGACAGGATCCGCACCAGCGTCGTCTTCCCAGCGCCGTTCGGCCCCAGCACGCCGAGCACGGTCCCCTGCCGCACGTCCAGGTCCACCCCGTCGAGGGCCTTCGTCTCCCCGTAGCGCTTCACGAGCCCCCGCACCCTGACGGCGGCGTCCGCGCTCTTGGCATCCCGTTGTGTCATGCCGCCACGGTCGCGCGCCCCACCGACACGGCGCCGACATATCGCTGACAGCCCCACCGACACGGTGCCGACGCGGCCCCGGCCGCCCGCGCGCGCCACCGGAGAACGCCCGAGGGGGGACGCGCATCGCGCGTCCCCCCTCCGGCATGGTCGGGCATCGGCCCAGCAGGGCCTACGTGGTGACCGACACCAGCCGCTGCCCCTGGGACGTGACCACGTCGAACCGGGAGATGGAGTCCGGCTGCATCCCCGCCGACCCGTCCAGCGTGAGCGGGTTGGGCTGGTCGGAGGTGCCGTAGCCGGCCGTCGGGACGCTCCAGGTGCCGACCGTCTGCTGCGAGCCGTCCTTGCCGACGACGACCAGGCGGCAGGTCAGCGGGCCCTGGACCCCGGCGAGGGTGAGGCCGACCTCGCTGCCCCACTTCTTCTCGTTGACACCGACCGTCGCCTTGACGCCCGTGGAGTTGTCGGTGCCCTTGAACTGCTCCGCGTAGACCCTGGCCTGGGCGTCGTCGGAGCCGCCGCCGGAGGCGAGCACCGCGACGGTGGGGCCCGCCACGATCAGTGCCACCGAGGCGGCGAGCGCGAACATCCGGCGCCTGGCGCGGGTCTTGCGGTCGTCGGACACCTTGCCGAGGAGACGTCCGAGCACCTTGTCGCCGCTGGGCGGGAGGGGCACTCCGGCGCCGGCGGGAGCGAGTTCGGCGAGTACCGGCACGAGGCCGCTCAGCTCGTCGAGTTGCTGTCCGCACTGGTGGCAGATGGCGAGATGTTCCTCGAAGCGCGCCATGTCGGCGTCGTCGAGCACGCCGAGGACGTACGCCCCGACGTCGACGTGCGGGTCGTGGGGGGTACCTGCCCCGGAGCCGTAACCGTAGACCGTCACGAGGTGGTCACACCCCTTTCCTCAAGAGCGATTTTCAGGGAGCGGAGGGCGTAGAAGACGCGCGAGCGCACGGTGCCGGGCGGTACCCCCAGCGCCGCCGCGGCCTCGTTGACCGTCCGGCCCTTGAAGTACGTTTCGATCAGCACCTGGCGGTGGGCCTCGGTGAGATCTTCCAGTGCGTCGGAGATCGTCATCAGCCTCAGGGAGCGTTCGAGTTCGTCCTCGGCCGGGAGCTGGTCGAGGGCGGCCGGGGAGGCCTCCGGGGGCCGTGCCTGACGGCTGCGGTGGCCGTCGATCACGATCCGCCGGGCGACCGTCACCAACCAGGGCCGCAGGGAACGGGCGCCCGGGTCGAGCCGGGACGCGCTCTTCCACGCGCGCAGCAGGGTCTCCTGCACGACGTCCTCGGCCAGGTAGCGGTCACCGCCGACCAGCCGAAGAACGTATGCGAAGAGCGCACCCGCGTGTTCGCGGTAGAGCGCCCGCATGAGGTCCTCTTCGGGGACCCCACCTGAGCGATGGTCGGCCACGAGCGCATCCTGCCCTACTGATCGCTGGGGGTCGAGTCCTCTCAATGCCTGCTGTCCCATCAGTACCCGTCTGACCCGTTCTCGGAGGAGGCGCTCTTCGGCTGCGCGGGCGCCCCGGCCTTCTCGCCGTCCGGGGTGGCCGCGTACCAGGTGCGGTTAGCGCCCTGGCCCTTGGTGTCGCCCGGGTTCTTGTCGCCCGCGAAGTGGTAGAGCGGCATTCCGTTGAGCGTGAGCTGCATCGTGCCGTCGGGGCGCTTCACGCTGCCGACCAGGTTCTGGTCCACGCCCTGCACCTGGGTGTCCGAGACCGCGGCGGCCGGCTGCCACTGGGTCGCGCACTCGCCGGTGCAGGTCGAGGTCGGCGGGTTGGGCTTGTCCTGCTCGAAGCGGTACAGCACCCAGCCCTTCTCGTCGGTGACCAGCTTGCCGAGCTGGGCGTTGTCGACGGTCCGGAGGCCGGGCGCCGGTGCGGGCTGCGACGCCTGGATCGCGCCCACCGGGGGACTGGCATTGTCGACGCCCGCGTTGCAGGCGGTGGCGACGATCAGCGCGGCGGAGGCGAATGCCCCCGCCCCCACTGATCGGCGCAACTTCGGAACGTTCATGCCACGGCCCCCGGCACTGTCTCGTCGGTGCTCCGCCCCTGGTGGGCGGTTGCCCACTCATACGGGGGTGAGGGCCGGTGTACTCAACGTCCCCAGAAAAAACTTCCGCCCCGGGGAGGGGGTGCCCGGGGCGGAAGCCGGCGGTGGGTCGCACCGCCTCAGGGGGAAGTCGCGCGTGGCGCCGCGACAGGTCGTCGGAGGGTCAGTGGAAGCTGTGCTCCGGGGCCGGGTAGGCACCGCCCACGACGTCCTCGGCGAAGGCCTTGGCCGCACCGCCGAGGGTCTCGCGCAGCGCCGCGTACTGCTTGACGAAGCGCGGCACCCGGCCGCCGGTCATCCCGGCGAAGTCCGTCCAGACCAGCACCTGGGCGTCGCACTCCACGCCCGCGCCGATGCCAACCGTCGGGATGTGCAGGATCCGGGTGACCTCCGCGGCCAGCTCGGCCGGGACCAGCTCCAGCACGACGGCGAAGGCGCCGGCGTTCTGCACGGCCTTGGCGTCGCGCAGCAGCTGCTGGGCGGCCTCCTCGCCGCGGCCCTGGACCGGGTAGCCGCCGAAGGCGTTGACCGACTGCGGGGTGAGGCCGATGTGGGCCATCACGGGGATGCCGGCCTGGACGAGCAGGTCGATCTGCTGGGCGGAGCGCTCACCGCCCTCCAGCTTCACGGCGCCCACCCCGGCCTCCTTGACCAGCCGGGTCGCGCTGCGCAGCGCCTGCGTCGGACCCTCCTGGTAGGAGCCG includes:
- a CDS encoding ABC transporter permease; protein product: MTAVTVPAGNAKAATADPRIGLRANLRHIGALVRRNVLQIRQDPESMFDALLMPIVFTLLFVYVFGGALEGSQEKYVNYMVPGLMAMMGMNIAMAVGTGVNSDFKTGVMDRFRTMPIARSSVLIAKIVVEIGRALVATVILLVMGFILGLHVDNGVFGLVGAVVLSLTFGASLMWVFILLGLVARTPQSVQGLAMIVVLPLQFGSSIFAKPTTMPGWLEAFTRYNPLSNLADASRNLINGGAVAHSAMMTLMWAVGITVISAPLAVARFRNKT
- a CDS encoding ATP-binding cassette domain-containing protein, which produces MTQRDAKSADAAVRVRGLVKRYGETKALDGVDLDVRQGTVLGVLGPNGAGKTTLVRILSTLIRPDAGTATVAGYDVVAQPRQLRRVIGLTGQYASVDESLSGRENLYMIGRLLDLPRRDARSRADELLERFSLTDAARKPAKEYSGGMRRRLDLAASMIGRPAVLYLDEPTTGLDPRTRNEVWDEVQNMVADGSTVLLTTQYMEEAEKLAHELTVIDRGRVIAGGRVEELKAKVGGRTLQVRPVDPGELDAMATALGTGAQAVPDHAGGVLNVPILSDEQLTDVVAALGTHGFAIAGIDTHLPSLDEVFLAVTRGSGTRDREELAA
- a CDS encoding zf-HC2 domain-containing protein, producing the protein MTVYGYGSGAGTPHDPHVDVGAYVLGVLDDADMARFEEHLAICHQCGQQLDELSGLVPVLAELAPAGAGVPLPPSGDKVLGRLLGKVSDDRKTRARRRMFALAASVALIVAGPTVAVLASGGGSDDAQARVYAEQFKGTDNSTGVKATVGVNEKKWGSEVGLTLAGVQGPLTCRLVVVGKDGSQQTVGTWSVPTAGYGTSDQPNPLTLDGSAGMQPDSISRFDVVTSQGQRLVSVTT
- a CDS encoding sigma-70 family RNA polymerase sigma factor, which gives rise to MADHRSGGVPEEDLMRALYREHAGALFAYVLRLVGGDRYLAEDVVQETLLRAWKSASRLDPGARSLRPWLVTVARRIVIDGHRSRQARPPEASPAALDQLPAEDELERSLRLMTISDALEDLTEAHRQVLIETYFKGRTVNEAAAALGVPPGTVRSRVFYALRSLKIALEERGVTTS
- the panB gene encoding 3-methyl-2-oxobutanoate hydroxymethyltransferase encodes the protein MTHAVPAAQTPAQPAPDSSKALYGGKGTRRITVRDIAAAKERGEKWPMLTAYDAMTASVFDEAGIPVLLVGDSMGNCHLGYESTVPVTLDEMTMLSAAVVRGTKRAMVIGDLPFGSYQEGPTQALRSATRLVKEAGVGAVKLEGGERSAQQIDLLVQAGIPVMAHIGLTPQSVNAFGGYPVQGRGEEAAQQLLRDAKAVQNAGAFAVVLELVPAELAAEVTRILHIPTVGIGAGVECDAQVLVWTDFAGMTGGRVPRFVKQYAALRETLGGAAKAFAEDVVGGAYPAPEHSFH